A stretch of Equus przewalskii isolate Varuska chromosome 11, EquPr2, whole genome shotgun sequence DNA encodes these proteins:
- the SYT8 gene encoding synaptotagmin-8 isoform X2: protein MGRPPDPHSTLVPVRTTAAPGLTPDLIAGLPWPHWAPIAVAVVAGILVVSCLLCAICCCCRHGHRHGKKPRDKEAVGLGGLPGTTTTHLVQPDVDNEGDPKPWGRLLLSLQYDFGSQEIRVGLKQAADLRPGGPGGTADPYARVSLSTQAGRWHETRVHRGTLCPVFDETCCFHASPAELPRSSLQVQVLDFRRFSRHEPLGSLSLPLGAVDLQHVLELWHQLGPPGTAEPEQTGDLCFSLRYTPGSGRLTVVVLEARGLSPTLADPYVKVQLMLNQRKWKKRKTQARKGPAAPYFNEAFAFLVPISQVQSVDLVLAIWARGSQFRAEPVGKVLLGARASGQPLQHWADMLAHPRRPITQWHHLRPAREVDRALALQPRLRLPLPGS, encoded by the exons ATGGGGCGCCCCCCGGACCCCCACAGCACCCTGGTCCCGGTGAGAACCACGGCTGCACCCGGGCTCACACCAGACCTCATCGCCGGCCTCCCCT ggccccacTGGGCACCCATTGCTGTGGCTGTTGTTGCTGGCATCCTCGTCGTTTCCTGTCTCCTCTGTGccatctgctgctgctgccgccacgGCCACCGCCACGGGAAGAAGCCCAGAGACAAGGAGGCTGTGGGCCTGGGCGGTCTCCCCggcaccaccaccacccacctg GTGCAGCCAGATGTGGATAACGAGGGGGACCCCAAGCCATGGGGGCGCCTGCTGCTGTCCCTGCAGTACGACTTCGGAAGCCAAGAG ATCAGGGTGGGCCTCAAGCAGGCGGCGGACCTGAGACCTGGTGGCCCTGGCGGCACGGCGGACCCCTACGCCCGCGTCAGCCTCTCCACGCAGGCGGGGCGCTGGCACGAGACGCGGGTGCACCGTGGCACACTCTGCCCGGTGTTCGACGAGACCTGCTGCTTCCAT GCGTCACCAGCCGAGCTGCCGCGGAGCAGCCTGCAGGTGCAGGTGCTGGACTTCAGGCGTTTCTCCCGCCACGAGCCGCTGGGCTCACTCAGCCTGCCGCTGGGCGCCGTCGACCTGCAGCACGTCCTGGAGCTCTGGCACCAGCTTGGCCCGCCAGGCACCGCCGAG CCTGAGCAGACTGGGGACCTGTGCTTCTCCCTCCGGTACACGCCTGGCTCAGGCCGGCTCACCGTAGTCGTGCTGGAGGCCCGAGGCCTGAGCCCGACGCTGGCAG ATCCTTACGTGAAGGTCCAGCTCATGCTGAaccagaggaagtggaagaagaggaagacgCAGGCCAGGAAGGGCCCGGCTGCCCCCTACTTCAACGAGGCCTTTGCCTTCCTCGTGCCCATCAGCCAGGTCCAG AGTGTGGATCTGGTGCTCGCCATCTGGGCCCGGGGCTCACAGTTCCGGGCCGAGCCTGTGGGCAAGGTGCTGCTGGGCGCCCGGGCCTCTGGTCAGCCCCTCCAGCACTGGGCGGACATGCTGGCCCATCCCCGGCGGCCCATCACCCAGTGGCATCACCTGCGGCCTGCCAGGGAGGTGGACCGGGCCCTGGCCCTGCAGCCCCGCTTGCGcctgcccctgcctggctcctga
- the SYT8 gene encoding synaptotagmin-8 isoform X1 — translation MGRPPDPHSTLVPVRTTAAPGLTPDLIAGLPWPHWAPIAVAVVAGILVVSCLLCAICCCCRHGHRHGKKPRDKEAVGLGGLPGTTTTHLVQPDVDNEGDPKPWGRLLLSLQYDFGSQEIRVGLKQAADLRPGGPGGTADPYARVSLSTQAGRWHETRVHRGTLCPVFDETCCFHASPAELPRSSLQVQVLDFRRFSRHEPLGSLSLPLGAVDLQHVLELWHQLGPPGTAEPEQTGDLCFSLRYTPGSGRLTVVVLEARGLSPTLADPYVKVQLMLNQRKWKKRKTQARKGPAAPYFNEAFAFLVPISQVQVGGLEEGAGQISPGTKLTPVLLSLHRPSACLCPECGSGARHLGPGLTVPGRACGQGAAGRPGLWSAPPALGGHAGPSPAAHHPVASPAACQGGGPGPGPAAPLAPAPAWLLKPPPGPRLPGISWSPGRPTVIKPSPAITVCPS, via the exons ATGGGGCGCCCCCCGGACCCCCACAGCACCCTGGTCCCGGTGAGAACCACGGCTGCACCCGGGCTCACACCAGACCTCATCGCCGGCCTCCCCT ggccccacTGGGCACCCATTGCTGTGGCTGTTGTTGCTGGCATCCTCGTCGTTTCCTGTCTCCTCTGTGccatctgctgctgctgccgccacgGCCACCGCCACGGGAAGAAGCCCAGAGACAAGGAGGCTGTGGGCCTGGGCGGTCTCCCCggcaccaccaccacccacctg GTGCAGCCAGATGTGGATAACGAGGGGGACCCCAAGCCATGGGGGCGCCTGCTGCTGTCCCTGCAGTACGACTTCGGAAGCCAAGAG ATCAGGGTGGGCCTCAAGCAGGCGGCGGACCTGAGACCTGGTGGCCCTGGCGGCACGGCGGACCCCTACGCCCGCGTCAGCCTCTCCACGCAGGCGGGGCGCTGGCACGAGACGCGGGTGCACCGTGGCACACTCTGCCCGGTGTTCGACGAGACCTGCTGCTTCCAT GCGTCACCAGCCGAGCTGCCGCGGAGCAGCCTGCAGGTGCAGGTGCTGGACTTCAGGCGTTTCTCCCGCCACGAGCCGCTGGGCTCACTCAGCCTGCCGCTGGGCGCCGTCGACCTGCAGCACGTCCTGGAGCTCTGGCACCAGCTTGGCCCGCCAGGCACCGCCGAG CCTGAGCAGACTGGGGACCTGTGCTTCTCCCTCCGGTACACGCCTGGCTCAGGCCGGCTCACCGTAGTCGTGCTGGAGGCCCGAGGCCTGAGCCCGACGCTGGCAG ATCCTTACGTGAAGGTCCAGCTCATGCTGAaccagaggaagtggaagaagaggaagacgCAGGCCAGGAAGGGCCCGGCTGCCCCCTACTTCAACGAGGCCTTTGCCTTCCTCGTGCCCATCAGCCAGGTCCAGGTGGGTGGCCTGGAGGAAGGGGCGGGCCAGATCTCACCCGGGACCAAACTGACCCctgtccttctctccctccaccgCCCCTCTGCCTGTCTCTGCCCAGAGTGTGGATCTGGTGCTCGCCATCTGGGCCCGGGGCTCACAGTTCCGGGCCGAGCCTGTGGGCAAGGTGCTGCTGGGCGCCCGGGCCTCTGGTCAGCCCCTCCAGCACTGGGCGGACATGCTGGCCCATCCCCGGCGGCCCATCACCCAGTGGCATCACCTGCGGCCTGCCAGGGAGGTGGACCGGGCCCTGGCCCTGCAGCCCCGCTTGCGcctgcccctgcctggctcctgaAACCTCCCCCGGGCCCCCGTCTTCCAGGGATCAGCTGGTCTCCTGGCAGGCCCACTGTAATAAAGCCTTCTCCTGCCATCACTGTGTGTCCTTCCTGA
- the SYT8 gene encoding synaptotagmin-8 isoform X3 gives MGRPPDPHSTLVPVRTTAAPGLTPDLIAGLPWPHWAPIAVAVVAGILVVSCLLCAICCCCRHGHRHGKKPRDKEAVGLGGLPGTTTTHLVQPDVDNEGDPKPWGRLLLSLQYDFGSQEIRVGLKQAADLRPGGPGGTADPYARVSLSTQAGRWHETRVHRGTLCPVFDETCCFHASPAELPRSSLQVQVLDFRRFSRHEPLGSLSLPLGAVDLQHVLELWHQLGPPGTAEPEQTGDLCFSLRYTPGSGRLTVVVLEARGLSPTLADPYVKVQLMLNQRKWKKRKTQARKGPAAPYFNEAFAFLVPISQVQGSAGLLAGPL, from the exons ATGGGGCGCCCCCCGGACCCCCACAGCACCCTGGTCCCGGTGAGAACCACGGCTGCACCCGGGCTCACACCAGACCTCATCGCCGGCCTCCCCT ggccccacTGGGCACCCATTGCTGTGGCTGTTGTTGCTGGCATCCTCGTCGTTTCCTGTCTCCTCTGTGccatctgctgctgctgccgccacgGCCACCGCCACGGGAAGAAGCCCAGAGACAAGGAGGCTGTGGGCCTGGGCGGTCTCCCCggcaccaccaccacccacctg GTGCAGCCAGATGTGGATAACGAGGGGGACCCCAAGCCATGGGGGCGCCTGCTGCTGTCCCTGCAGTACGACTTCGGAAGCCAAGAG ATCAGGGTGGGCCTCAAGCAGGCGGCGGACCTGAGACCTGGTGGCCCTGGCGGCACGGCGGACCCCTACGCCCGCGTCAGCCTCTCCACGCAGGCGGGGCGCTGGCACGAGACGCGGGTGCACCGTGGCACACTCTGCCCGGTGTTCGACGAGACCTGCTGCTTCCAT GCGTCACCAGCCGAGCTGCCGCGGAGCAGCCTGCAGGTGCAGGTGCTGGACTTCAGGCGTTTCTCCCGCCACGAGCCGCTGGGCTCACTCAGCCTGCCGCTGGGCGCCGTCGACCTGCAGCACGTCCTGGAGCTCTGGCACCAGCTTGGCCCGCCAGGCACCGCCGAG CCTGAGCAGACTGGGGACCTGTGCTTCTCCCTCCGGTACACGCCTGGCTCAGGCCGGCTCACCGTAGTCGTGCTGGAGGCCCGAGGCCTGAGCCCGACGCTGGCAG ATCCTTACGTGAAGGTCCAGCTCATGCTGAaccagaggaagtggaagaagaggaagacgCAGGCCAGGAAGGGCCCGGCTGCCCCCTACTTCAACGAGGCCTTTGCCTTCCTCGTGCCCATCAGCCAGGTCCAG GGATCAGCTGGTCTCCTGGCAGGCCCACTGTAA